One window of Chloroflexus aggregans DSM 9485 genomic DNA carries:
- a CDS encoding c-type cytochrome, whose translation MNRTIAWAFTLLLIGLLTACGGNQQTSSSAPVTELPAALADTSLSSKGDPKRGKELFGPCAACHTTSKEVLVGPGLAGLFSASGPVLPKGVDYNGMLPNGKERSEANIAEWIRTGGTGRIGYMPSHNLTDQEMADLLAYLRTLK comes from the coding sequence ATGAACCGCACTATCGCATGGGCGTTTACTCTGCTGTTGATCGGGCTGTTGACCGCTTGTGGCGGTAACCAACAGACCTCCTCGTCGGCGCCGGTGACCGAATTGCCGGCGGCGTTGGCCGATACGTCGCTTTCATCAAAAGGTGATCCGAAGCGGGGAAAGGAACTGTTTGGTCCCTGTGCGGCCTGTCATACCACCTCTAAAGAAGTGCTCGTCGGTCCCGGTTTGGCCGGTCTGTTTAGCGCCTCTGGGCCGGTGTTGCCGAAGGGTGTAGATTATAATGGGATGTTGCCCAATGGCAAAGAGCGCAGCGAAGCGAATATTGCCGAGTGGATTCGTACCGGTGGCACCGGTCGGATCGGCTATATGCCTTCGCACAATCTGACCGATCAAGAGATGGCCGATCTGCTCGCCTATTTGCGTACCTTGAAATAA